A genomic stretch from Glaciecola nitratireducens FR1064 includes:
- a CDS encoding DUF2868 domain-containing protein, whose product MTDRSLRLLLDFDACAQRDSGQASVFLHRRDRKFALTCKEQSVEATPKRWIAYINRFSDAELGREQLTQTLRFWKRVNTSFLAVGALFGIFSMLGLLFYDGGQRINVTVIIAFVAFQLLLALLTTTQSLAGWQPWRSVIKRFRKNSQSAVLTRLQPVLMAQAAQLGGLCFAFGGLITLLIMVLLQDLAFGWSTTLETDASSYHAMIAAIAAPWAWLWPAAAPEIGLVEATRFFQASLGQNTINPSLWGQWWPFIAMLWTTWALLPRLILYLLSGVLIKRKARQLLLKHPAMSALMYRMETETLDTGNEHNDASDFPNLNNQSTLTPLPKASTILTWAGAGDSEMPTLLTEAKSIQAKVGGRSTLQEDEATLERVAAQLTKEAKRCVLLATRCWEPPTGELEDFINRAKELWPEGAHIVLVPLASNISREPEQHHIQQWLRFAGRMQSKFVSVSVISSGNDSHFTQAGPKA is encoded by the coding sequence ATGACAGATCGCTCTCTTCGCCTGCTGCTGGATTTTGATGCCTGCGCCCAAAGAGATTCTGGGCAGGCATCTGTATTCCTGCACAGACGCGATCGCAAATTCGCGCTGACCTGCAAAGAGCAATCCGTAGAAGCTACACCAAAGCGATGGATTGCCTACATAAACCGTTTTAGCGACGCTGAACTTGGGCGTGAACAATTAACCCAAACGCTCCGGTTCTGGAAGCGTGTTAACACAAGTTTTTTGGCTGTAGGCGCCTTATTTGGTATTTTTAGCATGTTAGGCCTGCTGTTTTATGATGGCGGCCAACGTATTAATGTCACTGTTATCATCGCCTTTGTCGCTTTTCAGCTTTTGCTAGCGTTGCTTACCACCACTCAGTCATTGGCAGGCTGGCAGCCATGGCGTTCAGTCATTAAGCGCTTTAGAAAAAATTCGCAGTCGGCCGTTTTAACAAGGCTTCAGCCGGTGCTTATGGCTCAGGCTGCTCAGCTAGGTGGCCTATGTTTTGCTTTCGGAGGTTTGATAACCCTGTTGATAATGGTGCTGCTACAAGATCTAGCCTTTGGCTGGAGTACCACGCTTGAGACTGATGCAAGTTCATACCATGCGATGATTGCAGCGATTGCAGCGCCTTGGGCTTGGCTTTGGCCCGCTGCTGCCCCCGAGATTGGCCTAGTTGAAGCAACTCGTTTTTTTCAGGCTAGCCTCGGGCAAAATACTATAAACCCCAGTTTATGGGGCCAATGGTGGCCGTTTATTGCTATGCTTTGGACCACTTGGGCACTGCTTCCTCGACTAATTCTCTATTTATTATCCGGAGTTTTGATTAAACGCAAGGCGCGCCAGTTGTTGTTGAAACATCCAGCGATGAGTGCATTGATGTATCGTATGGAAACCGAAACACTAGACACAGGTAATGAACACAACGATGCTTCTGATTTCCCTAATCTCAATAACCAATCAACGCTCACGCCATTGCCAAAAGCCAGTACGATATTGACTTGGGCAGGCGCGGGCGACTCAGAAATGCCAACCTTGCTTACTGAGGCGAAAAGTATTCAGGCAAAGGTAGGTGGAAGAAGCACCTTACAGGAAGATGAAGCGACCTTAGAACGAGTCGCCGCGCAACTTACAAAAGAAGCCAAGCGCTGTGTTCTCTTAGCTACTCGCTGCTGGGAGCCTCCGACCGGAGAACTGGAAGATTTTATAAACAGAGCAAAAGAGCTATGGCCTGAAGGGGCGCACATAGTGTTAGTTCCACTGGCGAGTAATATTTCACGTGAACCTGAGCAGCACCATATACAGCAGTGGCTAAGGTTTGCTGGCCGCATGCAAAGCAAATTTGTGAGTGTTAGTGTCATAAGCTCAGGTAACGATAGTCACTTTACTCAAGCAGGACCAAAAGCATGA
- a CDS encoding GTPase/DUF3482 domain-containing protein has protein sequence MRNPPNFAVVGHPNKGKSSIVATLSQNDAIAIALEPGTTRTSNSYPLRVDGETLYTLIDTPGFQRPRRVLEWLKAHSVSASDHAETLSAFVVQHKDDKRFTDECELLTPLIQGAGIIYVVDGSVPYSAEHEAEMTILRWSGRPSLALINTIGSEDYSDTWQAALGQFFQVVRKFDAVHAPFKQHLSLLRAFGQLEPDWEQTMDKATHYLSRQRQQRQSQSAAIIAKALTDMMSFQEKRTLMNDESIDENDNKLAEQLRKNWYQHQREREQTLRIDIEHLYQHQRIRRQEAELEWHSEHDLFSEDSRNHWAVSRRYLATAGFGAGAISGVGIDALTFGTSFGTGALLGGLLGAAGSYYYGGKLLLPALKIASLNNGLKTATFGPVQDSQFAYVVLGRAVDHWWHISHRNHAGRDLLDLAPADSHWIEGLDKESRQVIQKTMDRSRKQKSLDESQQHKFHKALEQCIAVYELWRAGRT, from the coding sequence ATGAGAAATCCACCCAATTTTGCTGTTGTAGGACATCCGAACAAAGGCAAGTCGAGCATAGTGGCTACGCTTTCTCAAAACGATGCAATCGCGATTGCACTTGAGCCAGGTACGACACGTACAAGCAACTCTTATCCATTGCGTGTTGATGGTGAGACGCTATATACATTGATCGATACCCCCGGTTTTCAAAGGCCGAGGCGCGTGCTGGAGTGGCTTAAAGCCCACAGTGTTTCTGCGTCGGATCACGCCGAAACATTAAGCGCATTTGTGGTTCAACATAAAGACGACAAGCGCTTTACTGACGAATGTGAATTGCTTACACCACTTATTCAAGGCGCGGGTATAATTTATGTCGTAGATGGTTCTGTACCTTATAGCGCAGAGCATGAGGCTGAAATGACTATCTTACGCTGGAGCGGTCGCCCTAGCTTGGCCTTGATTAATACTATTGGTTCTGAAGACTACAGCGATACATGGCAGGCAGCATTAGGACAGTTCTTTCAAGTCGTACGCAAGTTTGATGCTGTTCACGCTCCATTTAAGCAGCATCTAAGCCTTTTACGTGCTTTTGGTCAGCTGGAACCTGACTGGGAACAAACGATGGATAAAGCCACACATTATCTATCTAGGCAGCGGCAACAAAGGCAAAGTCAATCCGCCGCCATAATAGCCAAAGCGTTGACTGACATGATGTCGTTTCAAGAAAAGCGTACCTTGATGAACGATGAGTCCATTGATGAAAACGACAATAAGCTAGCTGAACAACTGCGCAAAAATTGGTATCAGCATCAACGTGAACGTGAACAAACCCTTCGCATCGACATTGAACATTTATACCAACACCAGCGCATTCGCAGACAAGAAGCCGAACTCGAATGGCACAGCGAGCACGACCTATTTTCGGAAGATAGTCGGAATCACTGGGCGGTAAGTCGTCGATACCTTGCCACGGCGGGGTTTGGCGCTGGTGCAATAAGCGGTGTGGGTATCGATGCGTTGACGTTTGGCACTTCTTTCGGAACAGGCGCTCTCTTGGGAGGTTTACTCGGGGCTGCTGGAAGTTATTATTATGGAGGGAAATTACTTTTACCCGCATTAAAAATCGCGTCACTCAATAACGGTCTTAAAACCGCTACTTTTGGTCCGGTTCAAGACAGCCAATTTGCTTACGTAGTATTAGGGCGAGCCGTCGATCACTGGTGGCATATTAGCCATAGAAACCATGCTGGTCGAGATTTACTTGATTTAGCGCCAGCGGACAGCCATTGGATAGAGGGCTTAGACAAAGAAAGCCGCCAAGTTATTCAAAAAACGATGGATAGAAGTCGTAAACAGAAGTCCTTAGATGAGAGCCAGCAGCATAAATTTCACAAAGCTCTAGAACAGTGCATTGCGGTGTACGAATTATGGCGAGCGGGTAGAACATAA
- the dauA gene encoding C4-dicarboxylic acid transporter DauA has translation MKYRNHLFSLRIGHALKESLNDGPYKGKAFSKDLLAGLTVGIIAIPLAMALAIAIGVAPQYGLYTAIIAGFIIPLTGGSRFSVSGPTAAFVVILYPIVHQYGLSGLLLASILSGIILIIMAVLRLGRYIQYIPESVTLGFTGGIAVVIAILQMKGFFGLNISEMPESFAGKVVALVEAIPELSLPTLLVGMITIVVFQLWSKMKLAIPAHLPAIVVASVMTLILNQQGFEVDTIGSTFSFTLSDGSLAAGIPSMLPDFQWPWLRSQDGELPLVLSWQLASDLLSAAFAIAMLGAIESLLCAVVLDGMSGKKHSANSELLGQGIGNIVTPFFGGITATAAIARSAANYKAGAVSPIAAMIHALVVLISLLSLTSILAYIPMAGMSALLIMVAWNMSEAPKIIHLLKKAPASEVLVLVVCLLLTVLFDMVIAISVGIILASLLFMKQVADMTKVQDISEQKKHVDVDLPPRWKVFKINGPLFFAAADTVFVELAHLSEQQEGVVLYFDGVSILDSGGVAALYKFIEKCKNNNTRVLLADFQFQPLKTLAKAGFMPDGIHCATYSTLADALSVVVNETSQSIS, from the coding sequence ATGAAATATAGAAACCACTTATTCTCTTTGAGAATTGGCCATGCACTTAAGGAGTCTCTAAATGACGGTCCTTATAAAGGCAAAGCATTCTCTAAAGATTTATTAGCCGGTTTAACCGTTGGTATCATTGCCATTCCATTGGCAATGGCACTCGCCATCGCCATTGGTGTCGCACCTCAGTACGGACTATATACCGCTATTATTGCTGGTTTTATTATCCCGCTTACCGGCGGTTCCCGTTTTAGTGTATCGGGCCCTACCGCCGCATTTGTGGTTATCTTATACCCTATCGTTCATCAATATGGGCTGTCAGGTTTACTGCTTGCCAGTATATTATCTGGCATTATTCTGATCATCATGGCTGTATTGCGGCTAGGACGATATATTCAATACATACCGGAGTCAGTAACCCTAGGCTTCACCGGCGGCATTGCCGTAGTAATAGCAATACTGCAAATGAAAGGTTTTTTCGGCTTAAATATAAGCGAGATGCCGGAAAGCTTTGCGGGCAAAGTTGTCGCCTTAGTTGAAGCAATACCAGAGCTTTCATTACCGACACTGCTGGTCGGAATGATCACCATTGTAGTATTTCAATTGTGGTCTAAGATGAAGCTGGCGATACCTGCGCATCTCCCTGCTATTGTCGTCGCCAGTGTTATGACATTGATACTAAACCAACAAGGTTTTGAGGTAGACACGATTGGTTCTACCTTTAGCTTTACCCTTTCTGATGGCTCATTGGCAGCGGGTATTCCATCAATGTTGCCTGACTTTCAATGGCCTTGGCTGCGCTCTCAAGACGGCGAACTACCATTGGTGCTGAGCTGGCAATTAGCAAGTGACTTATTGTCTGCCGCTTTTGCAATTGCCATGCTCGGGGCTATCGAGTCGTTACTGTGCGCAGTTGTACTCGACGGCATGTCGGGGAAAAAACACAGTGCTAACAGCGAATTACTCGGTCAAGGTATTGGCAACATAGTGACACCATTTTTTGGTGGTATCACTGCTACTGCAGCAATTGCGCGTTCTGCAGCAAACTATAAGGCAGGAGCAGTCAGTCCTATCGCCGCCATGATACATGCGCTCGTCGTATTAATATCCTTGCTGTCACTCACTTCAATTTTGGCATATATCCCAATGGCGGGTATGTCAGCTTTGTTGATAATGGTGGCTTGGAATATGAGTGAAGCTCCTAAAATCATCCATCTACTTAAGAAAGCCCCGGCTAGTGAAGTGCTGGTATTGGTCGTGTGTTTGTTATTGACTGTTTTATTCGACATGGTGATCGCGATAAGCGTTGGCATTATTCTAGCGTCGCTTTTGTTTATGAAACAAGTGGCGGACATGACGAAAGTGCAAGACATAAGTGAGCAGAAAAAACATGTGGATGTTGATTTACCACCTCGTTGGAAGGTTTTCAAAATCAATGGACCGCTGTTTTTTGCAGCCGCCGACACGGTCTTTGTTGAACTTGCACATCTAAGCGAACAGCAAGAAGGTGTGGTGTTGTATTTTGACGGTGTCTCTATTTTAGATTCTGGTGGCGTTGCCGCACTGTATAAGTTTATTGAAAAATGTAAGAACAATAATACTCGAGTATTGCTAGCTGATTTTCAATTCCAGCCACTCAAAACATTAGCAAAAGCAGGATTTATGCCAGACGGAATCCACTGCGCCACCTACTCTACTCTAGCAGATGCATTAAGTGTTGTAGTGAATGAAACTAGTCAATCGATAAGCTAA
- a CDS encoding 6-phosphofructokinase, whose protein sequence is MTKIQHIGIFTSGGDAPGMNAALFAVVKTAETLGIKVSGIRRGFEGLIDDDLIPLQSQQLQKQMHLGGTILKTARSERFKSKLGQEKSVQTIKDNKLDALIAIGGDGTFRGMLSLSSISNIPFIGIPGTIDNDIAGTDYTLGFDSAVNTAIKCIDNIRDTAESHNRVFLVEVMGRDSGYISIYSGLSCGADSILIPESAQDFTYLLEKIKNYSSEDAFIVVVAEGDEVSVEEVSSKIRSVNTDIDLRIAKLGHIQRGGNPSAQDRMLGIRLGVLATKALFQGESNKMAGVRNNRPTLSAFESRVKEHIIDAELQALLTLFCK, encoded by the coding sequence GTGACCAAGATACAGCATATAGGTATTTTTACTTCAGGCGGTGACGCTCCCGGTATGAATGCGGCACTATTTGCAGTGGTAAAAACCGCTGAGACTCTCGGCATAAAAGTGAGTGGTATACGAAGAGGGTTTGAAGGTTTGATTGATGATGATCTAATACCGCTTCAATCTCAGCAATTGCAAAAACAAATGCACCTAGGCGGCACTATTCTTAAAACAGCCCGTAGTGAGCGTTTCAAGTCTAAACTGGGACAAGAAAAGTCTGTGCAAACAATTAAAGACAATAAACTTGATGCGCTTATTGCTATTGGTGGTGATGGTACTTTTCGAGGTATGTTATCGCTATCAAGTATCAGCAATATTCCCTTTATAGGCATCCCCGGTACAATAGATAACGACATAGCGGGCACTGATTATACGCTCGGGTTTGATTCAGCGGTGAATACAGCGATAAAGTGTATTGATAATATTCGGGATACTGCTGAATCTCATAATAGAGTGTTTTTAGTCGAGGTGATGGGACGCGACTCTGGCTATATTAGTATTTATTCAGGTCTTAGTTGTGGTGCGGATTCCATACTGATACCCGAAAGTGCCCAAGATTTCACCTATCTTTTAGAGAAAATTAAGAATTACAGCAGCGAAGATGCATTTATCGTGGTGGTTGCGGAAGGAGATGAGGTAAGTGTTGAAGAAGTTTCTTCAAAAATACGGAGCGTAAACACTGATATAGATTTGCGAATAGCTAAGCTCGGTCATATTCAGCGAGGTGGAAACCCTTCTGCTCAAGATCGTATGTTGGGTATAAGGCTAGGTGTGCTCGCAACTAAAGCGCTCTTTCAAGGTGAATCAAATAAAATGGCGGGGGTCCGCAATAATAGGCCGACATTAAGCGCGTTTGAGTCTCGAGTGAAAGAACATATAATTGACGCTGAGCTACAAGCTCTTTTAACATTATTTTGTAAGTAA
- a CDS encoding HdeD family acid-resistance protein, whose translation MSTLTKQNQTILGKFGLHTLLVGVLFILMGTAGIIVPVVMSLGTVIFSAWLLFLGGVMWGIYTYRYDRKGFINWIKSTLLITVSILMLLYPMPSIEALALLLAIYLLVDAFNSFLLANSIYPAKSWFWMAFNGFTSLLLAILFLFGWPSTSLYLVGLYVGISLFFDGWALFAIGWALRKA comes from the coding sequence TTGAGCACCTTAACCAAACAGAATCAAACAATTCTTGGTAAATTCGGCTTACACACGCTACTTGTGGGCGTATTGTTTATTCTTATGGGGACTGCAGGGATAATAGTACCGGTTGTTATGTCGCTCGGAACTGTTATTTTTTCTGCTTGGTTATTGTTCCTAGGCGGCGTAATGTGGGGAATTTACACTTACCGCTATGATCGCAAAGGCTTCATAAACTGGATTAAATCAACTCTGCTTATTACCGTCAGCATACTAATGCTCCTATATCCGATGCCAAGTATAGAAGCTTTGGCTCTCTTGTTGGCTATTTATCTGTTAGTGGACGCTTTTAACAGTTTTCTCTTAGCAAATTCAATTTATCCGGCGAAGAGTTGGTTTTGGATGGCGTTCAATGGTTTTACGTCGCTGCTCTTAGCCATTTTATTTTTGTTTGGTTGGCCAAGCACTTCACTATATTTAGTGGGTCTGTATGTCGGCATCAGTCTATTTTTTGATGGGTGGGCATTGTTTGCGATTGGTTGGGCGCTGAGAAAAGCATAA
- a CDS encoding DUF2238 domain-containing protein, producing the protein MNLLSNIKKGNQYQLIVFTLLFVAVWGNSLIGTTDMANWIIENTLTVISLIFLISTYRAFRFNNFSYLLLCIFLCMHVYGSKYTYAENPLGFYFQEIFNSPRNQYDRFVHFSFGLLLFYPMWECFSKWLKYPENVALTVPSLLVVSVGAFYEIIEWLVADLFFAEQGISYLGTQGDIWDAQKDMAVAIAGVCIATALFYFYNLSNRKTINNS; encoded by the coding sequence ATGAATTTATTAAGTAATATTAAGAAAGGAAATCAGTATCAGTTGATTGTTTTTACTTTATTGTTTGTCGCTGTATGGGGAAATTCATTAATCGGAACTACCGACATGGCAAATTGGATTATTGAAAATACCCTTACTGTCATTTCATTGATTTTTTTAATCAGCACTTACCGAGCGTTCAGGTTCAACAACTTTAGTTATCTGTTACTCTGCATTTTTTTATGTATGCACGTGTATGGTTCAAAATATACCTATGCCGAAAATCCTTTGGGGTTTTATTTTCAAGAAATTTTTAATTCACCTAGAAATCAATATGACCGTTTTGTTCATTTTAGCTTCGGGCTATTACTCTTCTACCCGATGTGGGAATGTTTTTCGAAATGGTTAAAATACCCGGAAAACGTTGCGCTTACTGTACCTTCACTGTTAGTCGTGTCTGTTGGTGCGTTTTATGAAATTATAGAATGGTTAGTTGCTGATTTGTTCTTTGCCGAACAAGGTATTTCTTACTTAGGGACGCAAGGAGATATATGGGATGCTCAAAAAGATATGGCTGTTGCAATTGCGGGGGTATGTATAGCAACGGCGCTATTTTATTTTTACAACTTGTCTAATAGAAAAACGATAAATAATAGTTAA
- a CDS encoding RT0821/Lpp0805 family surface protein, whose amino-acid sequence MFTTIKRVPIYFLLSTLLLLCACATPRGENEAGGMIIGGILGGVLGHQVGSGSGQTAATVIGAMIGTTIGGNVGRSMDKTDRLKVSHSLETVRTGVETRWKNPDTGYQYRVVPTRTYEAPEGPCREYTVDASIGGKTEQIYGTACRQADGSWQVKS is encoded by the coding sequence ATGTTTACCACTATAAAAAGAGTACCTATTTACTTTTTGTTATCGACATTGCTGCTGCTTTGCGCTTGTGCCACACCCAGAGGCGAAAATGAGGCAGGAGGAATGATCATTGGTGGGATTTTAGGAGGAGTACTTGGCCATCAAGTAGGGAGTGGCAGCGGACAAACAGCAGCAACAGTAATTGGTGCCATGATCGGTACTACCATCGGAGGAAATGTAGGCAGGAGTATGGACAAAACCGATCGCCTAAAAGTTAGCCACTCTCTTGAAACAGTCCGAACAGGTGTAGAAACACGCTGGAAAAACCCAGACACGGGGTATCAATATCGTGTTGTTCCCACTCGCACTTATGAGGCGCCAGAAGGGCCTTGTCGTGAATACACCGTGGATGCAAGTATAGGCGGAAAAACAGAGCAAATCTATGGCACCGCGTGCCGTCAAGCAGATGGCAGTTGGCAGGTGAAGAGTTAA
- a CDS encoding HDOD domain-containing protein translates to MLKKLWSLFFTPRKVTASTLSTEQLQTDNSATLPKATILSEENLLDQALSAEEIESKRQSVENEAKQASHSLQKSELLFYDYLLGASKSDSTISALEYDILVNVNEALSNPKKALENFPQLPQSLNQLMGFLGENDFDLNEFCKVVEHDPIVATQLIAVANSAQYNHSGKDVTDIKQSFMLLGSQGVKEHVLQGFVKNLSKCSPIYFKTFGKKIWKHSDDTAAVCRHLAKERGLDTETAFLIGLVHDIGKIFIFKLMVESFRRVHPDEELQSLVVKKLLQKKSMELSIFTIRKWELPEIIERAITDLAYYQQQKPKTPLGQLLVEANCISELCLIMEDKIITSEELDVEVALLHLPDDAKNYLYTRLENLQ, encoded by the coding sequence ATGTTAAAAAAACTGTGGTCTTTATTTTTTACACCCCGAAAGGTGACGGCATCAACTCTATCAACAGAGCAATTGCAAACTGATAATTCAGCTACTTTGCCCAAGGCTACTATACTTTCCGAAGAAAACCTTTTAGACCAAGCATTATCAGCAGAAGAGATTGAGAGTAAACGTCAATCAGTGGAAAATGAGGCCAAGCAAGCCAGTCATTCACTGCAAAAGTCTGAACTCCTATTTTACGATTATTTACTTGGAGCCTCAAAATCTGACAGTACGATAAGTGCACTTGAATATGACATTTTGGTTAATGTCAATGAAGCTCTATCGAATCCAAAAAAAGCACTAGAGAATTTTCCTCAATTGCCTCAATCTTTAAATCAGCTCATGGGTTTCTTGGGCGAAAATGATTTTGACTTAAACGAATTTTGCAAGGTAGTAGAGCACGACCCTATAGTGGCAACACAATTGATAGCGGTCGCTAATAGCGCTCAATATAATCATAGCGGTAAAGATGTCACCGATATAAAGCAATCATTTATGCTATTGGGTAGTCAAGGCGTGAAGGAACACGTTCTTCAGGGATTTGTTAAAAATTTATCTAAATGCAGCCCTATCTACTTTAAAACATTTGGCAAAAAGATCTGGAAGCATAGCGATGATACGGCAGCGGTATGCCGACACTTGGCGAAAGAAAGAGGTCTTGATACTGAAACTGCATTCTTAATTGGCCTTGTTCACGATATTGGCAAAATATTTATTTTCAAATTAATGGTGGAATCCTTTCGAAGAGTGCATCCAGATGAAGAGCTCCAATCTTTAGTGGTTAAAAAGTTACTACAGAAAAAGTCAATGGAACTCAGTATTTTTACCATTAGAAAATGGGAACTCCCCGAAATTATTGAGCGTGCAATTACCGATCTCGCGTATTACCAACAACAAAAACCAAAAACCCCCTTAGGTCAGTTACTCGTTGAGGCAAACTGCATTAGTGAATTGTGCTTAATAATGGAAGATAAGATTATTACGTCAGAAGAGCTTGATGTTGAAGTCGCTCTGTTGCACCTCCCAGATGATGCGAAGAATTATCTTTATACCCGTTTAGAAAACCTTCAATGA
- a CDS encoding TraR/DksA C4-type zinc finger protein — translation MVDRLDKLLTLKEELSARIAKINTELHNRRTSGKFSEQVVDRQNDDVLLNLKSEAEQELEQINHALTKIENSVYGICEKCHGKISSERLDAIPFAANCRNCFE, via the coding sequence ATGGTAGATAGACTAGATAAGTTGCTAACACTTAAAGAAGAATTAAGTGCTCGTATCGCTAAAATTAATACAGAACTGCACAACCGTAGGACGAGTGGCAAATTTTCTGAGCAAGTCGTTGACCGTCAAAACGATGATGTTCTGTTGAATCTTAAAAGTGAAGCAGAACAAGAGTTAGAGCAAATAAATCACGCTCTCACTAAAATAGAGAATTCAGTATACGGCATCTGTGAAAAATGCCACGGTAAGATTAGTTCAGAGCGTTTAGATGCTATTCCTTTTGCCGCAAATTGCAGAAACTGTTTCGAATAA
- a CDS encoding DUF1840 domain-containing protein — translation MLVTFSNRLSGDITMFGDIAVQLLKLMGHSGTVPSALSAEDVPAALAKLQNAIDDIEPSPESDLLQNEDETPAPISLAHRAMPLIEMLQTSARDKSYLMWAYNS, via the coding sequence ATGTTAGTAACTTTTTCCAATCGCCTATCTGGTGATATAACGATGTTTGGTGATATCGCAGTTCAATTATTAAAACTAATGGGCCACAGTGGCACCGTTCCAAGCGCCCTAAGTGCAGAAGATGTTCCTGCCGCGCTAGCAAAGTTACAAAATGCTATCGATGATATTGAGCCCTCGCCGGAGTCAGATTTGTTACAAAATGAAGACGAGACGCCTGCTCCTATAAGTCTTGCGCATCGAGCTATGCCTTTAATTGAAATGCTACAAACATCTGCACGAGATAAGTCATACCTTATGTGGGCTTACAATAGCTAG
- a CDS encoding serine hydrolase domain-containing protein: protein MTKDKTKRILRILLIVASLFSLFFVPWLLVKAWILPLPDTIQEQLDEAVSHGFDGIIVYVDQVGVPPLYFTSGWHNREAKIPAKPQALFKIASISKLYDAVAVTKLVSEGRLDLDKTIADYLPDLVGRIEYADKISLRLMIQHKSGIPNFTNAPNFWAAPTQSYEESLALIMDKPANFEPGDDYEYSNTNYLLINKIMDNALGYGNFQFIQQSILMPLNLTHTFASLNEVDMEDVMSGYHVGHPFDLKADEHGMLATAEDVGIFLRALNDGRIFDRREQKIYSSIYKYEHAGWVPGYQSFASYHKDLDTIVIQFYSTTDPELYNWNLSEIINSRIAKILKRQRKEKQLE, encoded by the coding sequence TTGACCAAGGACAAAACAAAACGCATACTCAGGATATTGCTGATCGTTGCATCACTATTTTCTTTGTTCTTCGTGCCATGGCTGTTGGTAAAAGCGTGGATACTTCCTCTTCCGGATACGATCCAAGAACAGTTAGATGAGGCAGTTAGTCACGGATTTGACGGAATAATTGTGTATGTCGATCAAGTCGGTGTGCCCCCTTTATACTTTACTTCTGGCTGGCATAATCGAGAAGCCAAGATACCCGCAAAACCACAAGCCCTTTTTAAAATTGCCAGCATTAGCAAACTATACGATGCTGTGGCTGTTACTAAACTGGTTAGTGAAGGGCGCCTTGACCTTGATAAAACAATAGCAGACTACTTACCTGACCTTGTGGGAAGAATAGAATATGCCGATAAAATCTCTTTAAGATTGATGATACAACATAAAAGTGGGATCCCAAACTTTACGAACGCACCAAATTTTTGGGCAGCCCCAACGCAATCTTATGAAGAAAGTCTCGCACTAATCATGGACAAACCTGCCAACTTTGAACCCGGTGATGACTATGAATATAGCAATACTAATTATCTGTTAATCAATAAGATAATGGACAATGCACTTGGCTATGGTAACTTTCAATTTATTCAGCAAAGTATTTTAATGCCACTAAACCTTACGCATACTTTTGCTTCGCTCAATGAAGTGGATATGGAGGATGTGATGAGTGGCTACCATGTAGGTCATCCATTCGATTTAAAAGCCGACGAACACGGCATGCTAGCAACAGCAGAAGATGTCGGTATTTTCTTAAGAGCACTGAATGATGGACGCATTTTTGATAGGAGAGAGCAGAAAATATATTCTTCTATTTACAAGTATGAACACGCCGGTTGGGTTCCTGGATATCAGAGTTTCGCGTCATATCACAAAGACCTAGATACTATTGTAATTCAGTTCTACAGCACAACCGATCCAGAACTATACAATTGGAATTTGTCAGAAATTATAAATAGTAGAATTGCTAAAATTTTAAAAAGACAAAGGAAAGAAAAGCAATTAGAGTAG